The region TAATTTCTCCAAATACTATTTATCTTACTTTACGTACAATCGAGCATTGGTTTCGTGATACTCAAATATCAAAACAAACTCAGGAAATTTTAAAAAGATTGGGAAGAATTCATATAGATGCACAGAAACTGAACAATGATTTCAGGAAATTGGGTGGACATTTAAGAAACGCAACAAGCGCGTACGATAATTCAGAAAAACGACTTTCTTTATTTAGTGATAAGGTTGAGAAATTAACGACAATAGAAGAACCAAAAAAGTTAAAAACAACAGAACCCCTTGAAAAAGAAGAAAAATAAGTATAATATTATCTTTTGTACCCATAATTCATAATTCAAATCATGTTAGCAATAATTAAAACAGGAGGGAAACAATATTTAATTAATCCCGGAGATAAAATAAAAATAGAAAAGTTAGACGAGAAAGAAGGGAAAAGTGTTGACTTTAAAGAAGTTTTATTAGTTGAGAAAAACGGTTCAATTAAAATTGGTATGCCGATCGTAAAGAGTGCCAAGGTAAGTGGTAAAATTATAAAACAGGCAAGAGCAAAGAA is a window of Candidatus Paceibacterota bacterium DNA encoding:
- the rplU gene encoding 50S ribosomal protein L21; protein product: MLAIIKTGGKQYLINPGDKIKIEKLDEKEGKSVDFKEVLLVEKNGSIKIGMPIVKSAKVSGKIIKQARAKKVEIFKYKAKKRYKVKRGHRQPYTEVEITKISI